ATGTTTTGGCAATAAATCCTATAAAAGAAAACGTGTGCTAAAAAAAGGAATAATTAGCTTACTTGCCGAAAAAAAATAGTAAGAATCATTTGAGAATGAAGCATTTAATCACACCTATGACTGTTTTTATGATACTGTTTCCTCAGGGATAAGTAATAAGGGGATGTTATGAATACACAAGAGTTTTTAGCCGGCTATACCCGCCGCTTTGTCGACAATAAAGAAGAAGAACTGTCTTTGGATGACTACTTGGAATTATGCCGTAATGATCCATCCGCCTATGCAAACCCTGCCGAACGCCTGTTGATGGCCATTGGTGAACCCGAACTGGTTGATACTCGCCACGATCCGGTTTTATCTCGTATTTTTTCCAATAAAGTCATTCCTCGCTATGAAGTGTTTAGTAATTTTTATGGAATGGAAGAACCTATTGAACAAATCGTCGGCTTTCTTAAACACGCAGCCCAAGGTTTGGAAGAAACAAAACAAGTCTTGTATTTATTAGGACCGGTGGGTGGCGGCAAATCGTCCTTGGCAGAAAAATTAAAAGACTTGATGCAAAAAGTTCCTTTTTATGCCATTAAAGGCTCTCCAGTTTTCGACTCTCCCTTATCACTCTTTAATGCCGATGAAGACGGTGAATTACTTTTTGAACGTTATGGCATTCCCAAACGTTGTCTTCGTTACGTCCTGTCCCCTTGGGCTATTAAAAGATTGCATGAGTACAATGGTGATATCAACCAATTCCGCGTTATTAAAGTTAAGCCGTCACGCATCAAACAAATTGCTGTGGCCAAGACAGAGCCTGGTGACGAAAACAACCAGGATATTTCTTCTTTGGTTGGTAAAGTAGACATTCGTAAATTGGAAGAATTTTCCCAGGATGACCCAGATGCCTACAGTTATTCAGGAGGATTGTGTCGCGCCAATCGCGGCTTGCTTGAATTTGTAGAAATGTTTAAAGCGCCCATCAAAGTCTTGCACCCTTTATTAACCGCAACCCAAGAAGGGAATTATAATCCCACGGAAGGCTTATCAGCCATTCCTTTTGAAGGGATTATTCTTGCTCACTCAAATGAAGCGGAATGGCAGTCATTTCGTAATAATAAGAATAACGAAGCCTTTATTGATCGTATTAATATCGTCAAGGTACCTTATTGCTTAAGAGTATCGGAAGAAATCAAAATCTATCGCAAACTCATTGATAACAGTTCGCTTATGAGCGCACCATGTGCCCCTGGAACTCTGGATATGCTGGCACAATTTTCGGTACTAACCCGTTTGAAAGAGCCACAAAACTCAAGCATTTACTCCAAATTACGGGTATATAATGGCGAGAGCCTAAAAGACACCGACCCTAAAGCAAAATCCTATCAAGAATACCGCGATTTTGCCGGTGTAGACGAAGGGATGAATGGCATATCCACTCGCTTTGCTTTTAAAATCTTGTCAAAAGTATTTAATTTTGACCATTTGGAAATAGCCGCCAATCCTGTGCATCTGCTCTATGTGTTGGAACGTCAAATTGAACAAGAACAATTCCCGCAAGAGTTGCATGAAAAATACTTGTCATTCATTAAAGAATTTTTATCGCCCAAATACGTGGAATTTATCGGTAAGGAAATTCAAACGGCTTACCTGGAATCCTATTCTGAATATGGACAAAACATTTTTGACCGCTACATCACGTATGCAGACTTCTGGATTCAAGATCAAGATTACCGTGACCCTGATACTGGTGAGATTTTTGACCGCAGCGCGCTCAATTCAGAACTGGAAAAAATTGAAAAGCCGGCAGGCATATCGAATCCCAAAGATTTCCGTAATGAAGTCGTGAACTTTGTATTACGAGCACGTGCCAATAACAGCGGGCATAATCCCAAATGGAACAGTTACGAAAAATTGCGTACGGTGATAGAGAAAAAAATGTTTACCAACACCGAGGACTTGCTTCCTGTCATTTCCTTTAATGCCAAAGCGTCTGAAGAAGACAGGAAAAAGCACGAGGAATTTATTGCACGTATGGTGGATAAAGGCTATACCCCAAAACAAGTTCGATTGCTCTCTGAATGGTATTTACGAGTACGTAAATCGCAATAAAGGTGTAAGTCATCATGAGTCAGTTGATTGACAGACGACAAAATGCAGGTAAGAAAAGCACCGTGAATCGCCAACGCTTCCTGCGTCGTTATAAAAATCATATCAAACGTGCGGTATCTGATGCAGTTGGCCGGCGCAGTATTACTGAAATTGATCAAGGCGAACAAATTTCCATTCCGGCCAAAGACATTTCAGAGCCGCATTTTCGCCACGGACAAGGTGGGCAAGTAGAGCGCGTGTTACCTGGTAACGATGAATTCATTACCGGGGATAGAATCAAACGTCCTTCCGGCGGCGGCAGTGGGGGTGGTGGCGGCAGCCAAGCCAGCGATAGTGGAGAAGGAGAAGATGACTTTGTCTTTCAATTAACTCGTGAAGAATTCCTGGAATTATATTTTGAAGACTTGGAACTTCCTGATTTAGTTAAAAAAGAACTGGCTCGCATAAATACCTTTAAATCCATACGTGCAGGCGTCACTAGCAGTGGTACTCCCACCAATATTAACGTACTGCGCTCCATGCGGCAGGCAACAGCCAGACGAATCGCATTAGCTTCGCCCTACAAACGTCAACTACGTCTTGCGGAAAAAGAACTTGAACACTTGCAACAATCTGCCGCCCCTGAACAGCTTGAGGTTCTACGTCTGCAACGCGACATCGAATTTCTGAAAAAGAAGATCCGCGCGGTTCCTTTCATTGATACCTTGGATTTACGCTATAACAATCGTATTCGTGTTCCTGTGCCATCCACACAAGCCGTCATGTTTTGCATCATGGATGTCTCAGGCTCGATGGATGAGCCTAAAAAAGACATTGCCAAACGTTTCTTTATATTGCTTTATCTTTTTCTTACCAGAAACTATGAAAAAATTGAATTAGTTTTCATTCGCCATCACACGTCAGCCAAGGAAGTCAATGAAGAAGACTTTTTTATTCTCGCGAAACGGGTGGTACAGTCGTGTCCAGTGCTCTGGAATTATTAAGCAGCATCATCGAAACACGTTATAATCCTTCCGCTTGGAATATATACGTTGCCCAAGCTTCCGATGGCGACAATTGGAATGCAGACTCGCCTTATTGTCTGGAATTATTGCAAGAAAAAATCATGCCTCTCTTGCAATATTTTGCCTACATTGAAATTATGCCTCGTCATCATCAAAGCTTGTGGGAAGTCTATCAGCAGATACATAAGAAATATTCCAATTTTGCAATGGAAAACATCGATGACGTCGCCGATATTTATCCGGTATTTCGGGAATTATTTAAAAGGAAGACGGCATGAGGAAAGAACCATTATCACGAGGCGCAGAATGGACCTTTGATTTAATCCAGGATTATGATCGCGAAATCGCGCGAATTGCCAAAGAATTCAAGCTTGATACGTATCCCAATCAAATCGAAGTGATTTCGGCCGAGCAAATGATGGATTGCTATGCTTCTGTTGGCATGCCAATAGGTTACCACCACTGGTCTTTTGGTAAGCATTTTGTTGGCGTAGAAAAAAGTTACCAGCGTGGAGAAATGGGACTTGCTTATGAATTGGTGATTAACTCCAATCCCTGCATCGCCTATTTAATGGAAGAAAATAGCATGACCATGCAGGCACTGGTAATAGCCCATGCTTGCTATGGGCATAATTCTTTTTTTAAGAACAATTATCTATTCAAAATGTGGACATCCGCTGATGCCATCATTGATTATCTTGTCTTTGCCAGAAACTATATTAGTGAATGTGAAGAGCATCATGGCATCGATGAAGTGGAAGCCATTTTGGATGCTTGTCATGCCTTAATGAATTACGGGGTGGATCGCTACAAACATCCAGCAACCTTATCCATTCAGGAAGAAAAAATCCGCCAACAAAACCGGGAAGTGTATTTACAGTCTCAAGTGAACGAATTATGGCGTACTATCCCGCGTAGTAAGGAAGTCGCACAAAACCGCTCACAGCAGCGGTTTCCCGCAGAACCTCAGGAAAATATCCTTTATTTTATTGAAAAAAACGCGCCCTTGCTTAAACCCTGGCAACGGGAAATTGTGCGGATTGTGCGCAAAATCGCCCAATATTTTTATCCACAGGGTCAAACTAAAGTCATGAATGAAGGCTGGGCTTGCTTTTGGCATTACACGTTACTGCATGCTCTGTATGACGAGGGCTTGGTCACGGATGAGTTTATGCTGGAAGTATTGCAAAATCACACCAACGTCATCATGCAGCCTCCGTATAATAGCCCTTATTATTCAGGCATCAATCCTTACACGCTTGGCTATCATATGATGCAAGACATCAAACGCATCTGCGAGAATCCCTCAGATGAAGACAAACAATGGTTTCCTCATCTGGCTAACAGCAATTGGCTAACCAGCCTCGATACTGCCATGCGTAATTTTAAAGATGAGAGCTTTATTGCTCAATACCTGTCACCGCGCGTCATTCGCGACTTGAAATTATTTCACATTATGGATGATGACCGCAATCCGGAGCTAATCATTGGCGCCATTCACAATGAACAAGGTTATCAACTGATTCGTGAAGCTTTATCAAGGCAGTACAATTTGGGTAATCTGGAACCAAATATTCAAATTTATTCTGTCAATTTGGAAGGTGATCGGACATTAACGCTGCAATACACTCAACAAAACCGAATCCCTTTAGGAAATACAACCCAGGAAGTATTGAAACATTTACATACTTTATGGAAATTTCCTATCATCCTGCAAACCATCGATATCGGTGGCCAAGTAATAGCCGAGCAACATTGCCCGCCAACGGCTAACCACAAACCGGAACATGATTAAATTATAGATTGCCTTGTCTATTCAATGAACAGCACTCATTAATACATCGCCTGTGGATCCATTAAAAATGGCAGTAATAAACTGTACGTTTTAAACCCTAGTTGTTCACTTAAGCCTTTTGCCATTCCCGGTGCCATCAACTGTGATACAGCATACTCACATTTTAAGTAACTCCCCACGTCATCCCGAGTGCAGCGAGGGATCTGCCTGCAGTGGCACAATTTTTAAAGTAGCGATGGATACAAATCGTTCCATTCAGGATTCAATGCATTAATCAAATCATGCTTCTTTTTTCGAGACCACCCTTTGATTTGTTTTTCTCGCTCAATAGCCATGACGATGCCTGAACAAACTTCAAAATAAACCAGTCGATCCACATGCAACCATTGTGTTTTTCCGGCCACACGAAACCCTGTTTCATCCAGGTTTTTTACGGCAGCAGTTTTGACTGCAGACAATACCGATTCTTCAAATGATGCCAATGTATCAAAGGCAATCCGGTTATATCCAGTCCGTGTTGCAGTAGCCAGTTGAATTCCGTACAGGTCATAAAACAACTGTTGCAGCCTGTCTTCTGGAATAAAATGCTGATATTGATAATACACGCTCCAACTACGAATAACTTCACCGTATTGGACAGGGGCAAGAACACCTGCAGGAAATGCTGCTGTTATCGTTTTATTACAGCACTCGCAATATTTTACTTCAACCTGATGTTCCGTGACTTCAATTTTGGGTAGTGGAATATCAAAAACCTGGCGCTTCACAATTCCAATCACCGGCGTTGAAAGTAATGAACCATAACAATCCGGGCATGTTAGCAATACATGGTTTTTGACAATATCTGGTGATTTAATCTGTTTTAACGTTTCGCCCTTGTGGCCTTTTGGCCACCACTGTTACGTTTCCCATTTTCACGTAGTGATGTCGTACGGCGTAGTTTGCCTAACCCGTCACTTGACGGGGGGCTTTGAGCTGTTGCTGCTATTCTTGTTCAGTCGTTTTTCCAGCTCTGCTATTTGTGCAGCTTGCTGTTCTACGATTTTTTCCAGTTCAGCAATCTTTGCCAAAAGCGTTGTGATGATTTGTTCATGGTCTTTCATGCAGCTATTTGATCATAACCGCATAATTTTTCAAGTGTTTTTTACATTAATTTAATACCTGCCAGTTGCTGGAGATCCCTCGCTGCACTCGGGATGACGTGGGGAGTTACCATTTTAAAGTCATTGCTTCCTTGATTACATGCTGAGCAAGCGCAGTACATAAACCGTGTTTTTGAAATCTGGCCAGCGTCGCACCATTGTATAAGCCAACAGTTTGGCCATCGGTATACGTGGTTAAGGTGGACACAGGCTCTCCCTCGTAATACCCTAGGTAATATTTAAACTTTCCCTGGGGACCATAAGATTTATACATATCTTTGAAATCCATTTTAATGGACTCAGATAATTGAAACACTTCACACAGGATAGTTAAAAACAGCTCGTATTCCTTATGAGTATTAACTGCTCTTACTTTAATTTTATCGTTAACGGTAGTGAATGTTACCTCGTCTAATTTGGCAGCTATTCCTAAGAAATCCCCTAAAGAATGAAATCCTTTTGCCTCTAAATCGGTTTTGATTGCAGCAGGAATGGGCTGATTGCTGAATCCACCACCAAACAAAGGGCCGTCTTTTAACCGTGTAAAAATCAATGAGCGCTTGCAAATCATCCTTTATGAAGGATTGCGAATTTTTATAATTATTAAATAAGCCATTAAAAAACGGGAACTCACAACCGCTAAAATAGAAAAGAGAACCACCTATATCTTCGATTCCCGAACCTTCATGAGAAGAATGTTGCACGGCAATGCTCATCACGTCAATTAAATTATCAATGATGGCTGCAGAAATAGCTTGATTTATCACGGTTAATCCTGTGCTTTTACAAAAAAATGGATTTTAGCGGCAATATCCAAGCTTGCAAATCCCCTATCCATTTAGCTGCTCAAGAAGCCCTACTACGCTTATGCCGCAGCAAGCTCAATGGCAAAGGCAAGACCCAATCGAGTAAAATTGGTCATATGCTCAAGATTGAGTAAATCCAGCGTATCCGAAGGTGTATGAATGTAAGGGTTATGTGCTTCAAAACTGGTTTCACAGGGAAATGCCGCCGGAATACCAGCCTCCGTCCAGGATGCATGATCACTGCAGCCATAGCCACATTTGGAATAGGCAACAGGAACATTTATGTATACTTGAATCAGCTTAGTCATAAAAGCACTTAACTCTTTATCAGTGTAATCCTTAAAAACCCAGATGGTCTTATCCTCGGGTTGATTGCGAAAACCAGTCATATCAAATTGAATGGCTGCATGCACTGGAATGGCATGATTTAGAAAATAGCGTACCACCTGTTGGGAGCCAACCAAGCCTTGTTCTTCAGCGGCGTACCAAATAATATAAATAGGACGCTGTAATTTAAAGTCTGAAGCCAACAAAACACGCGCCACTTCCATCGCCGTTGCGGAACCACTGCCATCATCGCCGGCACCAGGCATTCGTTCGTGCTCATGTTCGCCAAGTGTATCCATATGAGCACCAAGAATTACGGCCGGCGCCTGAATATCCTTCCCAATCACGGTAACCAACGATGGTTGTCTATAACGCCCACCACTTGTCACAAAAAAGTTTGTGTGTCTTCTCGCCCATACGTGACGGCTAACCGTTCAAATTGCTCTTTCAACCAATGAGCAGTTTGCACTCCACTTTTTTGAGTCGCTGAGCGATTGGTAAACGTTGTCATTTGCGTCAAAGTATCCCAGAGATTATCCGCTTGGATTGTTTTTAATGCTTGTCGCACTATTTTCCGATGACCAATGGAGTACTTTTTGGCCGTAGGAGATGCCAAAGTGGCAACGGCCGGTTTTTGCAACAAGCCTGATGCCATTTGTTGTCGACCTTCGAAAGATAATTCATGAAAACGATGGCTAATATTCATAAAGCGCCCACAATGAACTTGATGCGCAAGTCGACTGACTTTATCGACCTCATTTGCCGGAACTTCCAAGATTTTAAAGGCGCGATCTTCTGCAAGCACAGCATAACCGGGCGACAATTCGGATGCCAGGCAGTGCGGAACTTGTATTTGCTCAACGGCAGGTGCAGCCTCAGCAACCCATTGGGAACCCCATAAAACGCCACCAATTAACCCAGCTATCCAATGTACTTTAGACATCATTCATCCTTATTTTTATCAGTAAATTGTTAATCATAGTCCAATGCAAGTAGAGAGCAATCTTATATGATTCCCATCAAAATAGATACATAACTATACTTAATGTATAAATTTTTACGGATTATTAACAGATTTATTCAGCATTTCTTAAGCTTAAGCAACTAAAATTAACAGCATACACTTTACTTAAAAGGAAAATATTATGGCAAAAGCTCAACAAGTTCTCAGTGAACTTAAATCTTTCATGCAAGAAAAAATCGATTCCGCACAATCCCGCATGGATGAAGGTCTTCATGAAGACGCCCTTGAATTGCTTGTCGAAGCCCTTGATGAACATTTTAGGACAATGGGCGGACTTTCCCAAATATATCGAGGTGGTGAAGCCGATGTTGAACAATTAAAAGTAGATGTACGTGGTTTATACGAACACGCCAAAGGGCTACAAACAACTTGTCAATCTGCATTAGCCGCTGAAGAAGAGAGTCATCAACAACGAGAAGCACTGTATGAACAAGCACATCTTGCTGCCGAAGAACGCCGGGTTGCCGAAGAGCGTGAGCGCGCACTCGCCGAAGAACGTCGGGTTGCCGAAGAGCATGAACGCGCGCTCGCCGAAGAACGTCGGGTTGCTGAAGAGCGTGAACGCACGCTCGCCGAAGAACGTCGGGTTGCTGAAGAGCGCAGGGCAGTAGAAGAGCGCAGAGCAGCGCAAGAACGTGAACGCACCACAGCCAAAGAGCGAGCAACCACCACCATCAATAAAGCCTTTGAGGAATTTCAAGGGGTAATATTTCGAGGCTTAGCCGATAATCTTTCACAACCCTCTCAAAGAAAACACGACATCTATTCTGCAGCACAAACATTGCTCAATGACTTAAAACTTGCAACGCAGACGTATTTAAACGATCCGCTGAATCCAACTGCGCAAACAGCTTTTAAAGCAATTTGCAACGATTTAATTGAGCAATCACTAAAAGGCGATATTGCCAAAGAACCAACGCTTGCTCAAGCTTGTCTTAAATGTTTGCAAGAGATCGTAAACGCAGTGGTTAAGTATACCGTGGGCCTGATTCCAGGAGGGCCTCAAAGAATGTTTGCCGTTGCCGAGACAGAGACCGTCAAAGAACTTAAAGCGCTGCAAACCAAACTCAATAAAGGTGACTTAACCGCACCTGACGTTGAACCCGAAAATTTTCGTCAAGAACTATAAGCAAAACTTGGTTTCAATCCGCCCATCCTTCCTCGGATGGGCTATTCCTCAGTAACCTGGATAACACAAAGCGCTATCCAGGATCAAAACGCACCGAAACTACTCCAGTAACCCAGCTCAAAACGAAGAGCAATCGTATATGCTTTTTTCAAATAAGAGTCATTATTGAACTATAAGTGCAAAAATTTACACATTCTTAACAGATTGATTCAGCATTTCTTAAGCTTAAGCAGCTAAAATTAACAGCATACACATTACCAAAAGGAAATATCATGCCACGCACTCCAAGAGAACGATTACAGGAAAAATTAAAATATGAAGCTCACGTCGCAGAAAGAGAAAAGCTTATCGAGCAGCTTACCGCTGAACTCGACAAACCGCATAGTGGGCAACTATCTTTCGAAGTTGCTCAGCAAATCATAAATCTCAATATCAGGAAAGAGCATGGATCAAAGCCATGGTATGAGGCTGATCAACCGTTCACAAAAGAGCATGCACAACACATCGCTACACTTGATGGCCGTCTTCGTGAAATAACAACCCAACTTCAAGACCGTGCACGCCTTGTTGCTGAAGAGCGTGAGCGCACAGGCACCGAAGAACGCCGTGTTGCTGAAGAGAGTGCACGCAGAGAAGCGCAAGAACGTGAACGCACCACAGCCAAAGAGCGAGCAACCACCACCATCAATAAAGCCTTTGAGGAATTTCAAGGGGTAATATTTCGAGGCTTAGCCGATAATCTTTCACAACCCTCTCAAAGAAAACACGACATCTATTCTGCAGCACAAACATTGCTCGATGACTTAAAACTTGCAACGAAGACGTATTTAAACGATCCACTGAATCCAACTGCGCAAACAGCTTTTAAAGCAATTTGCAACGATTTAATTGAGCAATCACTAAAAGGCGATATTGCCAAAGAACCAACGCTTGCTCAAGCTTGTCTTAAATGTTTGCAAGAGATCGTCAACGCGTTTGTTAAGTATACCGTGGGCTTGATTCCAGGGGGACCGCAAAGAATGTTTGCCGTTGCCGAGACAGAGACCGTCAAAGAACTTAAAGCGCTGCAAACCAAACTCAATAAAGGTGACTTAACCGCACCTGAAGCTGAACCTGAAAGCCCTCGTTCAGAACTATAAGTAAAGGTTAGTTTTCAATCCGCCCATCCTTTTTCGGATGGGCTATTCCTCATCGTAGCCTGAATAACGCAAAGCGCTATCCAGGATCAAAACGCCCAGAAACCGTTCTTATATTAAACAATAGGGTTGTTTAAATGCTAAAGCAAACAAAATATTTACAAAAATAAGCAACTATGCTAGCATGGTTCGGCCCAAACCATGGTAACTATTTAATCAAAGTGGAGAAAAGCATGGCAAGCTCAAGACAGACAACCGTAGCTCGATTACAAGAGTCATTAAAATTTAAATATCATGTTGAAGTAAGAGAAGAAGTGATCGCATCCCTTACGGCTAAATTGACCCAACCGCGAGTAGACGCGCAAGAATCAGTAAGACTCATAACAACTGCCATGGCAGCCAAACTTCGCAGAAACCATGGGGCAGATGGCTGGTACAGTACTAACCCTACTTTTACCAAAGGACATGCAGAACAAATTGCGCAATTAGACCTGAAAATCAGTGAATTGGTCGCTCAATTGAATGAACGTTATTCTGAACAACGCCGCCAAGAACGTGCCGCTGAAGAGCGTCGTCTTGAAGAACAACATCGTCTTGAAGAACAACATCGTCTTGAAGAACAACGTCGTCTTGAAGAACAACATCGTCTTGAAGAACAACATCGCCTTGAAGAACAACATCGTCTTGAAGAACAACATCGCCTTGAAGAACAACGTCACCTTGAAGAACAACGTCATCTTGAAGAACAACGTCGTCTCGAAGAGCAACGTCGCCTCGCAGAAGAGCCAGCCGCTCCTCACAAACTTACCGCCGAGGAAGAACAAGCAGCACGTGAAATTGCAGAAAAAGTTCGTGCTTTAAATGAAGCCGAGCGCACGACTGATGATGTCCTCATAGAAACGGGTTCCCTCAGTTCTGTAAGTGGTTCCGATGACGAAACAGAAGCCCAACAAGCTAAAATTACCGCAGCAATCAAACCTATTCAAACCGCATTGGATGCACTTACTGCCAATGTTTCAGCTTTGGAAGATAAGATTACGGACAATTCACGCTACCGCTTGATCCATGCCGCCGCAAATGCGTTGCTTACCAAGCTGCAAGGTTATGCCGATGAATATTACAAAAATCCTTTAGATAAAGACACTCGCGCAACTTTCCAGCGTCAATGCACAGAAGCCGTCGATGCTGCAAAACAAGGCGATTTGGCCAAAGAACCAAGATTGCTGCAATGTTTCATAAACTTCCTGAAATCCATCGCCAATGGCTTCGGGTTTGCCATCACCTTTGGCCAAAACAGCAATCTCTTTTTTGCTCCTGCCAAAACAGCGGCTGTTGCTATGGTTGAGGACATTCAAAAGCAAATCAATGCCGGTTTAGTAGATATTGAAGCACCCCATGAAGCATCTACCATAGCCGCTACCCTATAAAGCAGCGCATTTTTGCTGAAAATCTTTTTCGGCATTCCAGCTCATACGCGTTGGAATGCCGTTTTTAAATCACTTGCTTTCCCAACATGGCAACATTTCTTTTCCTTATAGGCGTATTGATTATTCAAGCTAACCTGCTGAGATAAGTTCAAACGAAATCTTCTGGATTCCAGCTAAGCATCTCCTGGTCAGCATTTAAATCTCACCCAATTGTTATTGATAATCATTTTCATTTGTAATAAAGTACCAATCTTATTATTGCAGTCCAACTGATGATTATGAATTTATCAAGAAAACGCTTAAAAAAACTGCCTTATCATCTCACCTTGCTGTTGCTGACCGCAGGCGCCAGCTTAATTATTGGTTTCTTAAGTTTTGGTGGCATGTATGCCTTATGGCCAATCCTTCCTCTCGCTTTTGCAGCTTTTGGGCTTTCTGTCGCTTACGAAGGGGAAATTTATTTACAAAACATCAAAGGCGCGTTGAATAAGCTTTTTAAACACCAGCATTTGGAACGCCAGCTGGCCAAAGAGTATTTGTTCAAACAATTTCCCGATACAGCGTCTGAAGATTGCCCCCTATTTTTCAAAGATTATGAAGCTCAACTCAACTTACTCCATGCATTCGGACATACCCGCCTGGATAAAGCAAGTCAGGCACAAAAAAAGCAGGTAGAGAAAACACTACGCGACATGGAAAAATGGTTTGCAGTGCAATTGTTTGCCCAACATAACGATGAAGAAGAATTAACGGCCTACGAACTCGAATTGCGCAACTGGCTTGCCCGTCATGAACAAGACCAATGGCGGACACGGCTTAATCAGCGCCGTAATACGTATCTTGGAGTAAAATTGTTCAGTGGCCTTGCCGGCTTATTTATGGGGCTAGGAACCACCTATCTTTTAGTGGAAGCTTTTTCCACCATTCCCTTCATGGCAGCCATTTCTTTTACCGCTTGGCCACTGTTGATTGTCCCTATGGCCATCATGGCAGGTTCTGCTTACGCTTTGCTGACTTACAATGCAATAACCGACATGATAGCCAATGATACATTGCGCACATGGTATAGAAAAATCCGCGATGACTTAAGCCATGGCGTAAACTTGCGCAGTATCTTCATGGCCGTCATGGCCATCGCACTGGTTGCCTTGGCGCTGGCATTAACCATTTGCACCGCCGGCACGTGGTGGACAATTGCCAAAGAA
This genomic interval from Legionella oakridgensis ATCC 33761 = DSM 21215 contains the following:
- a CDS encoding PrkA family serine protein kinase, coding for MNTQEFLAGYTRRFVDNKEEELSLDDYLELCRNDPSAYANPAERLLMAIGEPELVDTRHDPVLSRIFSNKVIPRYEVFSNFYGMEEPIEQIVGFLKHAAQGLEETKQVLYLLGPVGGGKSSLAEKLKDLMQKVPFYAIKGSPVFDSPLSLFNADEDGELLFERYGIPKRCLRYVLSPWAIKRLHEYNGDINQFRVIKVKPSRIKQIAVAKTEPGDENNQDISSLVGKVDIRKLEEFSQDDPDAYSYSGGLCRANRGLLEFVEMFKAPIKVLHPLLTATQEGNYNPTEGLSAIPFEGIILAHSNEAEWQSFRNNKNNEAFIDRINIVKVPYCLRVSEEIKIYRKLIDNSSLMSAPCAPGTLDMLAQFSVLTRLKEPQNSSIYSKLRVYNGESLKDTDPKAKSYQEYRDFAGVDEGMNGISTRFAFKILSKVFNFDHLEIAANPVHLLYVLERQIEQEQFPQELHEKYLSFIKEFLSPKYVEFIGKEIQTAYLESYSEYGQNIFDRYITYADFWIQDQDYRDPDTGEIFDRSALNSELEKIEKPAGISNPKDFRNEVVNFVLRARANNSGHNPKWNSYEKLRTVIEKKMFTNTEDLLPVISFNAKASEEDRKKHEEFIARMVDKGYTPKQVRLLSEWYLRVRKSQ
- a CDS encoding SpoVR family protein — encoded protein: MRKEPLSRGAEWTFDLIQDYDREIARIAKEFKLDTYPNQIEVISAEQMMDCYASVGMPIGYHHWSFGKHFVGVEKSYQRGEMGLAYELVINSNPCIAYLMEENSMTMQALVIAHACYGHNSFFKNNYLFKMWTSADAIIDYLVFARNYISECEEHHGIDEVEAILDACHALMNYGVDRYKHPATLSIQEEKIRQQNREVYLQSQVNELWRTIPRSKEVAQNRSQQRFPAEPQENILYFIEKNAPLLKPWQREIVRIVRKIAQYFYPQGQTKVMNEGWACFWHYTLLHALYDEGLVTDEFMLEVLQNHTNVIMQPPYNSPYYSGINPYTLGYHMMQDIKRICENPSDEDKQWFPHLANSNWLTSLDTAMRNFKDESFIAQYLSPRVIRDLKLFHIMDDDRNPELIIGAIHNEQGYQLIREALSRQYNLGNLEPNIQIYSVNLEGDRTLTLQYTQQNRIPLGNTTQEVLKHLHTLWKFPIILQTIDIGGQVIAEQHCPPTANHKPEHD
- a CDS encoding IS66 family transposase zinc-finger binding domain-containing protein translates to MLTCPDCYGSLLSTPVIGIVKRQVFDIPLPKIEVTEHQVEVKYCECCNKTITAAFPAGVLAPVQYGEVIRSWSVYYQYQHFIPEDRLQQLFYDLYGIQLATATRTGYNRIAFDTLASFEESVLSAVKTAAVKNLDETGFRVAGKTQWLHVDRLVYFEVCSGIVMAIEREKQIKGWSRKKKHDLINALNPEWNDLYPSLL
- a CDS encoding DUF6444 domain-containing protein → MKDHEQIITTLLAKIAELEKIVEQQAAQIAELEKRLNKNSSNSSKPPVK
- a CDS encoding N-acetyltransferase, which translates into the protein MICKRSLIFTRLKDGPLFGGGFSNQPIPAAIKTDLEAKGFHSLGDFLGIAAKLDEVTFTTVNDKIKVRAVNTHKEYELFLTILCEVFQLSESIKMDFKDMYKSYGPQGKFKYYLGYYEGEPVSTLTTYTDGQTVGLYNGATLARFQKHGLCTALAQHVIKEAMTLKW
- a CDS encoding M20/M25/M40 family metallo-hydrolase, which codes for MTSGGRYRQPSLVTVIGKDIQAPAVILGAHMDTLGEHEHERMPGAGDDGSGSATAMEVARVLLASDFKLQRPIYIIWYAAEEQGLVGSQQVVRYFLNHAIPVHAAIQFDMTGFRNQPEDKTIWVFKDYTDKELSAFMTKLIQVYINVPVAYSKCGYGCSDHASWTEAGIPAAFPCETSFEAHNPYIHTPSDTLDLLNLEHMTNFTRLGLAFAIELAAA